The nucleotide window TTTAGAGGAAGAATACAAAGAAGGCTTCAATATTCCTTTTGTAAAAGGAAGTCCGGTGCAGATCTATTGTAAATTTGTCAACGAATACCTCATCAAAGAAAATGATTCAATACATATTATAGCGTCAATTGAGCATATCTTTTTTGATGAAGATTTAAAACACAAAGATGGCTGGCTACAACTGGACAAAGGAAATATTGTTACATTGAGCGGAATTGACGGCTACTTTTTACCAAAACTTATTGATCGTTTTCAGCCAGCTCAGCAAGACATCCTCACAAAACCTTACAAAAAAGACCAATAACCTGAGTTCTATTACTACCTCATAAAACTTATTCACAAATAAATGATACCTTAGTTGTTCCTGTACGAGTTTTCAATAAATCATAAATTACCGATATCCTTTATTCTCATTTGTCCATAAAAAAACTCGCCATTGCTGACGAGTTTTAAATTTTATGTAAATTGAATTCTTAGATAATCAACATAGCGTCTCCGTAAGAATAGAATCTATATTGTTCTTTGATTGCTTCTTCGTAGGCTCTTTTCATTAAATCGTGTCCGCAGAAAGCAGAAACCATCATCAACAAAGTTGATTTTGGTGTATGAAAATTGGTAATCATACAATTTGGTATAGCAAAATCATGTGGAGGGAAAACAAATTTGTTTGTCCATCCGTCATAAGGATTTAAAGTATTTTGCGAAGAAACAGAACTCTCTACAGCACGCATAGAAGTCGTTCCTACTGTACAGATTCTTTTCTTTGCTACTTTGGCAGCGTTCACAATATCACAGGCTTCCTGAGTGATTTTCAACTCTTCGGAATCCATTTTGTGCTTTGATAAATCTTCAACCTCAACTGGATTGAATGTTCCCAAACCAACGTGAAGTGTCACTTCGGCAAATTTCACACCTTTGATTTCCAATCTTTTCAATAAATGCTTAGAAAAGTGCAAACCTGCAGTTGGTGCTGCAACAGCTCCTTCTTCTTTGGCATAAATTGTTTGGTAACGCTCTGCATCTTCTGGAGTTACATCACGATTAATATATTTAGGAATAGGAGTTTCTCCTAGTTCTGTCAATTTATTTCTGAATTCTTCATAAGAACCGTCATAAAGAAAACGTAAAGTTCTACCACGTGAAGTGGTATTGTCGATTACCTCGGCCACTAATGAATCGTCATCTCCGAAGTACAATTTATTTCCAATTCTGATTTTACGCGCCGGATCGACCAAAACATCCCAAAGTCTTTGTTCTGCGTTTAGTTCTCTAAGTAAAAACACTTCAATTCTAGCTCCTGTTTTTTCCTTATTTCCGTACAAACGGGCTGGAAAAACTTTGGTATTATTCAAAATTAAAACATCACCATCATCGAAATAATCGATAAGGTCTTTGAACATTTTATGTTCAATCGTTTGTTTCTTGCGATCAACAACCATCAAGCGAGACTCATCTCTGTTTTCGGCTGGGTAT belongs to Flavobacterium gilvum and includes:
- the queA gene encoding tRNA preQ1(34) S-adenosylmethionine ribosyltransferase-isomerase QueA → MKLSHFNFNLPKELLAEYPAENRDESRLMVVDRKKQTIEHKMFKDLIDYFDDGDVLILNNTKVFPARLYGNKEKTGARIEVFLLRELNAEQRLWDVLVDPARKIRIGNKLYFGDDDSLVAEVIDNTTSRGRTLRFLYDGSYEEFRNKLTELGETPIPKYINRDVTPEDAERYQTIYAKEEGAVAAPTAGLHFSKHLLKRLEIKGVKFAEVTLHVGLGTFNPVEVEDLSKHKMDSEELKITQEACDIVNAAKVAKKRICTVGTTSMRAVESSVSSQNTLNPYDGWTNKFVFPPHDFAIPNCMITNFHTPKSTLLMMVSAFCGHDLMKRAYEEAIKEQYRFYSYGDAMLII